From the Thermovirga lienii DSM 17291 genome, one window contains:
- a CDS encoding 16S rRNA m(7)G-527 methyltransferase (PFAM: rRNA small subunit methyltransferase G~TIGRFAM: 16S rRNA (guanine(527)-N(7))-methyltransferase GidB~COGs: COG0357 S-adenosylmethionine-dependent methyltransferase involved in cell division~InterPro IPR003682~KEGG: aco:Amico_1853 methyltransferase GidB~PFAM: glucose inhibited division protein~SPTR: Ribosomal RNA small subunit methyltransferase G;~TIGRFAM: methyltransferase GidB) yields MKIIKIKAEIHIEDIMPEIQRNEDTLETYVHILSAMNSTSRLTGERDPSKIWNEHLLDCGFSLPLIPEIGSAVDVGTGGGLPGMLWAICRPHLNVYLLDSVHKKCAAVGEMIRNLGLKNAFVVCDRAEIFAAENRERFSAAATRAVGHLGLCAEYMSPLVMKGGILLCFKGPKVEEELKEVGPSWNKLGLSEPEIYSYRLGEKNLFLVVWKKEEYCPKTFPRKPGRAQKLHWWRCVR; encoded by the coding sequence GTGAAAATCATAAAAATCAAGGCAGAGATCCACATTGAAGATATAATGCCGGAGATCCAAAGGAACGAGGACACCCTTGAAACATACGTCCATATTCTTTCTGCGATGAACTCCACTTCTAGACTCACTGGGGAGCGAGATCCATCTAAGATCTGGAATGAACATCTTTTGGATTGTGGATTTTCGTTACCCCTTATCCCGGAGATTGGCAGCGCTGTAGATGTGGGAACTGGTGGTGGGCTTCCAGGAATGCTTTGGGCGATATGCCGTCCCCACCTGAATGTCTATCTCCTCGACAGCGTGCATAAGAAGTGCGCTGCCGTCGGTGAGATGATAAGAAACCTAGGGCTGAAGAATGCTTTCGTGGTATGCGACAGGGCAGAGATCTTTGCTGCGGAAAATAGGGAGAGGTTTTCAGCAGCGGCCACCCGTGCAGTGGGACATCTAGGCCTTTGTGCAGAGTATATGTCCCCCTTGGTGATGAAAGGGGGAATCCTTCTTTGTTTCAAGGGGCCCAAGGTAGAGGAAGAGCTTAAGGAAGTGGGGCCATCGTGGAATAAATTGGGCCTTTCGGAACCAGAAATATATTCTTACAGGCTGGGTGAAAAGAACTTGTTCCTGGTGGTCTGGAAAAAAGAGGAGTACTGCCCAAAAACTTTTCCTAGGAAACCGGGGCGAGCTCAGAAACTGCACTGGTGGAGGTGTGTTCGTTGA
- a CDS encoding protein of unknown function DUF296 (PFAM: Domain of unknown function (DUF296)~COGs: COG1661 DNA-binding protein with PD1-like DNA-binding motif~InterPro IPR005175: IPR000225~KEGG: kol:Kole_2012 protein of unknown function DUF296~PFAM: protein of unknown function DUF296~SPTR: Putative DNA-binding protein) gives MGSTLVRSGNIISLRLEDGSDLLPELKHLLEKEAVKGAVILSAIGMLRNFTIGWLGPEGYVKKEYNEPYELLSISGTVNIMEDGGVFIHPHAALSGRDHSTVGGHLFSGVVHNTLEAVLLVPEGVSYYRKELEEGGYKKFCPQREEN, from the coding sequence GTGGGAAGCACTCTTGTAAGGTCGGGCAACATCATATCCTTGCGGCTGGAAGACGGAAGCGACTTGCTTCCAGAGCTCAAACACTTGCTGGAAAAGGAAGCAGTAAAGGGCGCAGTCATACTCTCGGCCATAGGTATGCTCAGAAACTTCACCATCGGATGGCTGGGGCCTGAAGGATACGTCAAAAAGGAATACAACGAACCCTATGAGCTTTTGAGCATCAGTGGAACCGTGAACATTATGGAGGACGGAGGAGTGTTCATCCACCCCCACGCAGCCCTTTCCGGCCGCGACCATTCTACCGTAGGAGGGCATCTTTTCAGCGGAGTGGTTCACAACACCCTCGAAGCAGTATTACTTGTTCCAGAGGGCGTCTCTTACTACCGAAAAGAACTGGAAGAGGGAGGGTACAAAAAATTCTGCCCGCAAAGAGAGGAAAATTAA
- a CDS encoding nuclease (SNase domain-containing protein) (PFAM: Staphylococcal nuclease homologue~COGs: COG1525 Micrococcal nuclease (thermonuclease) homologs~InterPro IPR006021: IPR002071~KEGG: aco:Amico_1854 nuclease (SNase domain protein)~PFAM: nuclease (SNase domain-containing protein)~SMART: nuclease (SNase domain-containing protein)~SPTR: Nuclease (SNase domain protein)), which yields MGLPAEAYLQEAFAVKVYDGDTIEVILPDGSKKKVRYLGIDTPELHHPQRGEEELGKIAAAFNAQLVMKKAIILEVDVQPYDRYGRLLAWVWLSPKNKDLLVNEIITRNGLAMPFTLSPNVKYTDRIIRAFRLAFKERKGFWDKACRRVFTSEQAWNELPSLAGKFITLKLTIREIERSSNKVSLVDMNGKMRVVIYNDDLPRFSKTKFEKNLTLYVAGKLRTSFQGGQMKLADPIQIIKMKH from the coding sequence ATGGGGCTTCCTGCAGAGGCCTATCTGCAGGAAGCCTTTGCCGTAAAGGTATATGATGGCGACACCATTGAGGTAATCCTTCCAGACGGAAGCAAGAAAAAGGTGCGGTACCTCGGAATAGACACCCCAGAGCTTCATCACCCTCAAAGGGGGGAGGAGGAGCTCGGCAAAATTGCAGCAGCCTTCAACGCTCAGCTTGTCATGAAAAAGGCCATAATACTCGAAGTGGACGTTCAACCTTACGACAGGTACGGGAGACTTCTTGCATGGGTCTGGCTATCCCCAAAAAACAAGGACCTTTTGGTGAACGAAATCATAACCAGAAACGGGCTTGCTATGCCTTTTACCCTAAGCCCCAACGTCAAATATACAGATCGCATAATAAGAGCTTTCCGATTGGCCTTCAAGGAAAGAAAAGGGTTTTGGGACAAAGCCTGCCGAAGGGTTTTCACCTCCGAACAGGCTTGGAACGAACTTCCCTCATTGGCGGGGAAATTTATAACCCTGAAGCTCACCATACGGGAGATAGAACGGTCGTCCAACAAGGTATCCCTCGTGGATATGAACGGAAAGATGAGAGTAGTGATATACAACGATGACCTTCCCCGGTTCTCCAAAACGAAATTCGAAAAGAACCTAACGCTGTACGTTGCGGGAAAGCTCAGGACAAGCTTCCAGGGAGGGCAAATGAAACTGGCTGACCCCATACAGATAATCAAGATGAAACATTAA
- a CDS encoding hypothetical protein (KEGG: aco:Amico_0231 AsmA family protein~SPTR: Putative uncharacterized protein) — translation MKKYMKILFVSLSIAFIAFGGGVLYLSQKDVAVDYAKASAQRMASEKLGATLSVGKISGNPIRGYTVSGISLNKDGILITKARGLSLKLDPLALLLGKTKVRSVKLSGGEIFADNLPSLFTGQEEKTLEKLPDIKLSIVQSTIRTKESSVGLDSVRLSSSNGALSLHGKVSFKGLSSELEGRGSFKNGKLSLERFKATIGKGNIEVKGDIYPTVACTGKVSDLDLEVVSFLWPALKDKGFSGSFSTSLEIEGPWREVGLRGSLSMDKGQIWGIPVEGLRSNWWSRGRKLWFEDISGFANNSKVSGKLGMLFSALPPELYFDLDVQDGELVQWTKTFPWLGFASGSIEKAHIGFAVKRGKVVGPARVEASSVTMAGQPIENLTATLDFKENYTSLVTISGRWLDAPVAGSGIIRIKEGPYFDFTLSGKGIALNKARTIVPVEGMKLEGLAGGTVRISGTPGKISSDGKLWSEKIRVMGHLIENPAVEFAYSNSMLQVKDLSATWNSLPIRGSGKISGLGTQKASLLFSGTGGKVNLSKVLQAAGISIPNLKGEVSTSWKVTGSISNPDISLSFSSSFIKGPYDIELSDITMWTDLPLSAISQRTPTAKISFKAQKGSLRGLHTGPISGKASYSQKEVLLEGLSLSLWDSQLTAKGKILMPQKEKEAPHMEFEGSVEKANLAKMGEPFKLPLKGTLNGTFKVTGSLLSPEVAASFLCDELTFRDYSFSNAEGQISVKDGIAKIVKGTARIGEGTVSVKGSFPIKKEKDADLSLSIEGNNLDLALFTKESRQARAMNLGGLINLAVEASRSRGDWSGSGEINSDTIKLHGLTISNFHAPLSFSGDFLKVYKAKGTFYGGSATADALFNLRTGKWSAMIATSNTNIEGVVKDALSLKGKVTGKGDLNLNLEGSFTKPMPIKGNGRFSAKDGEISDFKAIKIIAAPHGLSSIRYSNVETYFNILGNTLTLMPGSRMTAYPQDPLYRYLTADGTLGPGSSINLNCSGNINMQTLNALVGAIQGIMGSDIQNPQELLSGLLGGLVGGLSKQDFRDVSFHVSGTWEKPMISNIKVYSPAKSQPIPEDNTDPSVKDDQTKVNINIPTNGSDESVGDQLKQQILEQIFKQSVPSE, via the coding sequence ATGAAAAAATACATGAAGATTCTGTTCGTAAGCCTCTCTATAGCATTCATCGCTTTTGGAGGAGGGGTTTTGTATCTCTCCCAAAAGGATGTGGCTGTAGATTATGCCAAGGCCAGTGCCCAGCGCATGGCCTCAGAAAAGCTGGGAGCCACTCTTTCTGTGGGCAAGATCTCTGGGAACCCTATTCGGGGATATACCGTCTCAGGTATATCACTAAATAAAGACGGTATCCTCATAACCAAGGCTCGGGGGTTGTCTCTAAAACTTGACCCCCTAGCCCTACTGTTAGGTAAGACCAAAGTGCGAAGCGTTAAGTTGAGTGGAGGAGAGATTTTCGCTGATAACCTTCCCTCTTTGTTTACAGGTCAAGAAGAAAAGACCCTTGAAAAGCTACCCGACATAAAGCTCTCCATTGTCCAAAGCACTATACGAACGAAAGAATCCTCCGTAGGCCTTGACTCTGTAAGGCTTTCCTCGAGCAATGGGGCCCTTTCCCTTCACGGCAAGGTTTCATTCAAAGGGCTCTCCTCTGAACTTGAGGGAAGGGGTAGCTTCAAAAACGGCAAGCTTTCCCTGGAGAGGTTCAAAGCGACCATAGGTAAGGGAAATATCGAAGTTAAGGGAGATATTTACCCTACGGTGGCATGCACAGGCAAGGTCTCTGACCTTGACTTAGAAGTTGTATCCTTTTTGTGGCCCGCCCTGAAGGATAAAGGCTTCAGTGGAAGTTTCTCCACGTCCCTTGAAATCGAGGGGCCATGGCGTGAAGTGGGTCTCAGGGGAAGTTTGAGCATGGACAAAGGGCAAATATGGGGCATACCTGTAGAGGGACTTAGATCCAACTGGTGGAGTAGAGGCAGGAAACTATGGTTTGAGGACATATCTGGCTTCGCAAATAACTCTAAGGTCTCTGGAAAGCTTGGAATGCTCTTTAGCGCCCTTCCCCCGGAGCTTTACTTCGATTTGGATGTACAAGATGGGGAACTGGTCCAATGGACTAAAACCTTCCCTTGGCTGGGGTTTGCTTCAGGAAGCATAGAAAAGGCCCATATAGGCTTCGCAGTGAAAAGGGGCAAAGTGGTGGGGCCCGCGCGGGTTGAGGCCTCCTCCGTGACCATGGCTGGACAACCCATAGAAAACCTTACAGCCACGCTGGACTTCAAGGAAAACTATACATCCTTGGTCACCATTTCAGGCAGGTGGCTTGATGCTCCTGTAGCTGGTTCAGGGATAATCCGCATAAAAGAAGGGCCTTATTTTGACTTTACCCTTTCTGGAAAGGGTATCGCACTGAACAAGGCTAGAACCATCGTTCCCGTGGAGGGCATGAAACTTGAGGGCCTTGCGGGCGGTACCGTGAGAATAAGTGGAACTCCAGGCAAAATTTCGTCAGATGGCAAGCTTTGGTCTGAAAAGATAAGGGTGATGGGACATCTGATAGAGAATCCTGCAGTGGAGTTTGCCTATTCCAATTCCATGCTGCAGGTTAAAGACTTGTCCGCAACGTGGAACAGCCTACCTATACGGGGGTCGGGGAAAATATCCGGATTGGGCACCCAGAAGGCATCTTTGCTCTTCAGCGGAACTGGAGGAAAGGTAAACCTATCGAAAGTCCTGCAGGCTGCAGGGATATCCATCCCCAACTTGAAAGGTGAGGTTTCAACTTCATGGAAGGTAACTGGAAGCATAAGCAACCCTGATATCTCCCTGAGCTTCTCATCTAGCTTTATAAAGGGACCTTACGACATAGAGCTTTCGGACATCACCATGTGGACCGACCTTCCCTTATCGGCCATAAGCCAAAGGACCCCAACGGCAAAGATCTCCTTCAAGGCCCAAAAGGGAAGCCTAAGGGGCCTCCATACTGGCCCTATCTCAGGCAAAGCATCATATTCTCAGAAAGAAGTACTTTTAGAAGGACTATCCTTAAGCCTGTGGGATAGCCAGTTGACAGCTAAAGGCAAAATCCTCATGCCCCAGAAAGAGAAAGAAGCGCCCCACATGGAGTTTGAGGGCTCCGTAGAGAAGGCCAATCTGGCCAAAATGGGGGAGCCCTTCAAACTGCCCTTGAAAGGAACACTGAACGGCACCTTCAAAGTTACGGGAAGCCTCCTTTCCCCCGAGGTCGCAGCGAGTTTTTTGTGCGACGAACTGACCTTTAGGGACTATTCTTTCAGTAACGCAGAAGGTCAAATATCCGTGAAGGATGGGATAGCCAAGATAGTTAAAGGCACCGCTCGAATAGGGGAGGGAACCGTCTCCGTAAAGGGCTCTTTCCCCATTAAAAAGGAGAAAGATGCGGACTTGTCCCTTTCCATAGAGGGCAACAACCTGGATCTTGCTCTTTTTACCAAGGAATCCCGACAAGCAAGGGCCATGAACCTAGGTGGGTTGATCAACCTAGCAGTTGAGGCTTCAAGGAGCAGAGGCGATTGGTCAGGTAGTGGCGAGATTAATTCCGACACCATAAAACTTCACGGTTTAACGATAAGCAACTTCCACGCTCCTTTATCCTTCTCCGGTGACTTCCTTAAGGTCTACAAGGCCAAGGGGACCTTCTACGGGGGAAGCGCCACTGCGGACGCTCTCTTCAACCTAAGGACGGGCAAGTGGTCCGCCATGATCGCAACCTCCAACACCAACATCGAGGGAGTAGTGAAGGACGCCTTGAGCCTCAAGGGCAAGGTCACGGGGAAAGGCGACCTGAACCTCAACCTAGAAGGATCCTTTACCAAACCCATGCCCATAAAGGGAAATGGTCGTTTCTCCGCAAAGGACGGAGAGATATCGGATTTCAAGGCTATCAAGATAATAGCTGCACCCCACGGCCTTTCGTCCATCCGCTACAGCAACGTGGAAACCTACTTCAACATCTTGGGCAACACCCTCACTTTGATGCCTGGAAGCCGCATGACGGCCTATCCTCAGGATCCCTTGTACCGGTACCTCACCGCCGACGGGACCCTGGGGCCTGGTTCAAGCATAAACTTAAACTGCAGTGGCAACATAAACATGCAGACCCTCAATGCCCTGGTGGGGGCCATACAGGGAATAATGGGATCAGACATACAAAACCCACAAGAGCTCCTTTCTGGCCTCTTGGGAGGCCTGGTTGGGGGGCTGTCGAAACAGGACTTCCGGGACGTTTCCTTCCACGTTTCCGGAACGTGGGAGAAACCTATGATATCCAACATAAAGGTCTATTCTCCTGCAAAGAGTCAGCCTATACCTGAAGACAATACAGACCCATCGGTGAAAGATGACCAGACCAAGGTCAACATAAACATCCCCACCAATGGGTCTGACGAGAGCGTTGGCGATCAGCTGAAACAGCAAATACTGGAACAGATATTCAAACAGTCTGTACCCAGCGAATAG
- a CDS encoding L-threonine ammonia-lyase (PFAM: Pyridoxal-phosphate dependent enzyme~TIGRFAM: threonine dehydratase, medium form~COGs: COG1171 Threonine dehydratase~InterPro IPR001926~KEGG: tai:Taci_1720 pyridoxal-5'-phosphate-dependent protein beta subunit~PFAM: Pyridoxal-5'-phosphate-dependent protein beta subunit~SPTR: Threonine ammonia-lyase): MFINPSMKDLLLAARFLKGKVRHTPTEKSLPLSEIAGGEVYLKWENQQLTGSFKVRGALNKMFSLTEEEKKRGVVTASSGNHAQGIAIAASMLKVKATICVPGVCPETKKKAIKRYGGPWVDLVVAGHFYDDAEAKAHSLEREEKMTYISSFEDPYIICGAGTAGLEMMMDEPEIDTIIVPAGGGGLISGIALAAKTLRPDVEIWGVQSVSSQPYVASWPTGRVVEVEYKDSLADGLTGWIPQSLLDLARRRVKGFVAVTEEEIAKAIVWLFREHHQVVEGAGAVGVAALLSGKISGWGRKTGIIISGGNIDHLTLEEILRKY; the protein is encoded by the coding sequence ATGTTCATCAACCCATCCATGAAAGACCTGCTTCTTGCAGCAAGATTTCTAAAAGGGAAGGTGCGGCATACACCAACGGAAAAATCCCTGCCGTTGTCGGAGATTGCAGGTGGTGAAGTCTACTTGAAATGGGAAAATCAGCAGCTTACGGGCTCCTTCAAGGTGAGAGGTGCCTTGAACAAGATGTTCAGCTTAACCGAAGAAGAGAAGAAAAGGGGCGTTGTCACGGCCTCGAGCGGAAACCATGCCCAGGGCATAGCCATTGCAGCGTCCATGCTGAAGGTGAAGGCCACCATATGCGTGCCTGGGGTGTGTCCTGAAACCAAGAAAAAGGCCATAAAAAGGTACGGTGGTCCATGGGTGGACCTCGTAGTGGCAGGCCATTTTTACGACGATGCGGAAGCGAAAGCTCACAGTTTGGAGAGAGAGGAGAAAATGACGTACATTTCCTCTTTTGAGGACCCATACATCATTTGTGGGGCGGGCACCGCAGGGCTGGAGATGATGATGGATGAGCCCGAGATAGACACAATCATAGTTCCTGCAGGTGGTGGCGGCCTTATCTCAGGGATAGCCCTGGCAGCCAAGACCCTTCGTCCTGACGTTGAAATATGGGGAGTCCAGTCAGTTTCCTCACAGCCTTATGTGGCATCTTGGCCCACGGGAAGGGTTGTAGAGGTGGAATATAAGGACTCCTTGGCAGATGGCCTTACGGGTTGGATTCCCCAAAGCCTTTTGGACCTTGCAAGAAGGAGAGTAAAGGGCTTTGTTGCGGTGACGGAGGAGGAAATCGCAAAAGCGATAGTATGGCTTTTCAGAGAGCATCACCAGGTAGTTGAAGGTGCCGGGGCTGTTGGCGTAGCGGCCCTCCTTTCCGGCAAGATATCAGGCTGGGGCAGGAAAACCGGCATAATAATATCAGGTGGCAACATTGACCACCTGACATTGGAGGAAATATTGAGAAAGTACTAG
- a CDS encoding Cof-like hydrolase (PFAM: haloacid dehalogenase-like hydrolase~TIGRFAM: Cof subfamily of IIB subfamily of haloacid dehalogenase superfamily; HAD-superfamily hydrolase, subfamily IIB~COGs: COG0561 hydrolase of the HAD superfamily~InterPro IPR013200: IPR000150: IPR006379~KEGG: adg:Adeg_1822 Cof-like hydrolase~PFAM: Haloacid dehalogenase domain protein hydrolase type 3~SPTR: Cof-like hydrolase;~TIGRFAM: Cof-like hydrolase; HAD-superfamily hydrolase, subfamily IIB), whose product MTFKLVVLDLDGTLLRPDNSISSKTQKTIAECIKRGICVTIATGRLFPSVLPFAKALNLKDPLITANGADIRNPRTNEQLFFRPIDSRTARELMAFFKDRGWYIQSYVGDNLYVYERNETALEYGRLTFLDPIELKEKLFTLNESPTKLLSIAKSPEEAVLIRKAVQEEFGERIYAAVSNRLFVDMAHPEVSKARGVKILMEKMGIKSNEMMAIGDSENDLPLFEMAGFSVAMGNARKEIQDRADAVTSPNYDDGVAAALERYVLQDP is encoded by the coding sequence ATGACTTTCAAATTGGTGGTTTTGGATTTGGATGGGACCTTATTGCGTCCCGACAACAGCATATCTTCTAAGACTCAAAAGACAATCGCAGAGTGCATCAAAAGGGGAATTTGCGTTACCATAGCCACTGGAAGGCTTTTTCCCTCTGTCTTGCCTTTTGCGAAGGCATTGAACCTGAAAGACCCCCTCATAACAGCAAACGGCGCAGACATAAGAAACCCAAGAACCAACGAGCAATTATTTTTCCGGCCTATAGACTCCCGTACTGCCAGGGAATTAATGGCTTTTTTCAAGGACAGAGGGTGGTATATCCAGTCATACGTGGGAGATAACCTTTACGTGTACGAAAGAAACGAAACCGCTCTAGAGTATGGGAGACTCACATTCCTGGATCCCATAGAGCTAAAAGAAAAGCTTTTCACCTTGAACGAAAGCCCTACCAAGCTTTTATCTATAGCAAAAAGCCCTGAAGAGGCCGTACTCATACGTAAAGCTGTGCAGGAAGAGTTTGGCGAAAGGATTTATGCTGCAGTAAGCAACCGACTCTTCGTGGACATGGCTCACCCTGAAGTCAGTAAAGCCAGGGGAGTAAAGATCTTAATGGAGAAGATGGGCATTAAAAGCAATGAAATGATGGCCATTGGGGATTCGGAAAATGACCTTCCCCTCTTTGAGATGGCAGGTTTTTCGGTTGCCATGGGAAACGCTAGAAAAGAAATCCAGGACCGCGCAGATGCTGTAACCTCGCCTAACTATGACGATGGAGTAGCTGCGGCCCTGGAAAGGTACGTGCTCCAAGATCCTTAA
- a CDS encoding cysteine desulfurase family protein (PFAM: Aminotransferase class-V~TIGRFAM: cysteine desulfurase family protein~COGs: COG0520 Selenocysteine lyase~InterPro IPR000192: IPR010969~KEGG: aco:Amico_1909 cysteine desulfurase family protein~PFAM: aminotransferase class V~SPTR: Cysteine desulfurase family protein;~TIGRFAM: cysteine desulfurase family protein): MGIYMNNAATSWPKPEEVPKAMYQFMTSSGANLARGSSSSRDLETLDLVTTTRERLASFFGGYKDEDPRYVTFTSNVTEALNVVLKGFLRPSSRVVTTSMEHNAVMRPLRRLESERGVKVTVSPCFSDGTLDLERFEQALKEGQDLAVMSHCSNVCGTIQPIEEVSKLCRQYGVPLVLDSAQTAGVLDISARDLGLAALCFTGHKGLMGPQGTGGIVWEPSFAERVKPLVEGGTGSLSHLQVQPESLPDKFEAGTPNLPGIAGLSAALEWIRKTGLETIREKEKKLGELLLEAILDMKKLTLYGKKTMQGRLSVFAVNPQDGDNATLALKLADEYGIEARPGLHCAPVAHETLGSFPQGALRLSVGYFNTKEEISTVIKALKTLV; this comes from the coding sequence ATGGGAATATATATGAACAACGCGGCAACTTCATGGCCAAAACCTGAAGAGGTGCCAAAGGCAATGTACCAGTTCATGACCAGCTCTGGGGCCAACCTGGCCAGAGGTTCCTCCAGTTCTAGGGACTTGGAGACCTTGGACTTGGTTACAACGACCAGGGAGAGACTGGCATCCTTCTTCGGCGGCTACAAGGACGAAGACCCCAGGTACGTAACCTTCACATCCAACGTCACCGAGGCCCTGAACGTAGTATTGAAGGGGTTTTTACGGCCCTCTAGCAGGGTGGTTACCACATCTATGGAGCACAACGCCGTGATGCGCCCCCTAAGAAGGCTGGAGTCTGAGAGGGGTGTAAAGGTTACCGTTTCGCCGTGTTTTTCTGACGGCACGTTGGATCTGGAACGCTTCGAACAAGCCCTGAAAGAAGGCCAAGACCTGGCGGTCATGAGCCACTGCAGCAATGTCTGCGGAACCATCCAACCCATTGAGGAAGTGTCCAAGTTGTGTAGGCAGTACGGCGTTCCATTGGTCTTGGATAGCGCCCAGACCGCTGGGGTTCTGGATATCTCCGCTAGGGACCTTGGTCTTGCTGCCCTCTGCTTTACGGGACATAAGGGCCTTATGGGGCCCCAGGGAACAGGAGGCATAGTATGGGAACCTTCCTTTGCTGAGAGAGTAAAGCCCTTGGTGGAGGGAGGCACGGGAAGTTTGTCCCACCTTCAAGTTCAGCCGGAGAGCCTACCAGACAAGTTTGAGGCCGGGACTCCCAACTTGCCTGGCATTGCAGGACTTTCAGCGGCCCTGGAATGGATAAGAAAAACGGGGTTGGAAACCATACGAGAGAAGGAAAAAAAGCTGGGAGAGCTTCTTCTTGAGGCAATATTGGATATGAAAAAGCTTACCCTCTACGGCAAAAAAACCATGCAGGGGCGCCTCAGCGTCTTCGCCGTTAACCCTCAAGATGGCGATAACGCTACCTTGGCCCTTAAGTTGGCTGATGAGTATGGTATCGAGGCTCGCCCTGGCCTTCACTGTGCGCCGGTGGCTCACGAGACTTTAGGAAGTTTTCCCCAGGGAGCCCTGAGGCTCAGCGTGGGGTATTTCAACACAAAAGAGGAGATATCTACGGTCATAAAGGCCTTGAAAACCTTGGTTTGA